The Deinococcus cellulosilyticus NBRC 106333 = KACC 11606 genome segment GATGTGCTGCTGCTGGTCTGGCCGGTTGTGCTGCCATTGACATTGCTGGAAGTGGAGGTGCTGCCACCAGTGTTGCTCTTGGCGAACAATGACACCAGAGAAGTGGATTTGTTGTTGTAATTGACTTTGAGGGCCTGAAGCTGGGTGGTGCTGTTGACCTGTCCAGACAGCTGGAATTCCTGTTTGCTGCCATTCTTTGCGGTCACCACGACCTTGCTGGCGAGTTTCAGGTCCCCTTTGACGGTCAGTTTGCCATTGGAGTCATAGGTGCCCACAGTGTTTCCTTTGCTGTCCACCAGAACCACGGTGCTGGTTTTCAGGTCTGCGTTCAGGGTGCTGGAAGCCTGGGTGTTGGTCTGTGCACTGGCTGCACCCAGAATCAGGGTGGCAATCAAAAATGAGGTGTGTTTTTTCATGTGTTGCTCCTTTCGTTGTTCCAGACTATAGGCACCCAACCTGACAGGATCACGAGGAATTCCTAAAGTGCAAATGAAGCCCATTTCAGCCTCGGTTCATTTTTGGTGCAAATGAACCCTGTCCCAGATGAGAATGGCCTTGTAGAATGCTTGAGGCTGCAGATGTCACCGGGTGTGTGGCAGATTGTGCGGAATGGCTTTCAATCATGACTGAGACAGGGAAAACAAACTTGAATGTGGATTCTCCCGTGGTGGGAAGGTATGCTCCGAGCCCCACTGGGAACATGCACCTCGGGAATGCCCGCACGGCACTCCTGGCCTGGCTGCATGCCCGTGCGCAGGGTGGCCGTTTCATTCTGCGTTTTGAGGACCTGGACCACACGCGGGTGAGGCCCTTTGCTTACGACTCGATTCGCAAGGACCTGGAATGGCTGGGTCTCGACTGGGATGAGGAGCACATCCAGAGTGAGCGCCTTCACCTGTACGAAGAGGCCTTTCAGAAGCTGGACACCTATCCCTGCACCTGTTCCCGCAAAGACATTCTGGAGTCTGCCTCTGCGCCCCACGGTGCAGAACTGGTGTACCCTGGCACCTGCTTGCAAGGTGAGCTGAAGCCAGATCGTCCTGTGTCCTGGCGCTGGAACGTCCCTGATCTGATCATCACGGTGCAGGATCACCTGATGGGCACCCTCACCCAGAACCTGAAATCAGAGGTGGGTGATTTTGTCCTGAAACGCAACGATGGGGTATTTGCGTACCATCTGGCGGTGGTGGTTGATGATGCCCTTATGGGAGTGACAGAGGTGGTGCGGGGTGCAGACCTTTTCACGGCGACCCCAAGGCAGGTGGCTTTGCAGCAGGTTCTGGGGTGTTCCGTACCTGAGTACTGGCATGTTCCCCTGATGGCCGACTTTCAAGGTGTAAGGTTGGCGAAAAGAAATGGTGCACCCTCGGTGTCCGATTTGCGTAACAATAACATGAACCCACATGCGATTGTGTCGCAGTTGACAAAGAGTTTAGGGTACGATGTACCCGGTACAATTTCAGCCCGCGAGCTTCTTTCAAGTCCTCTAGCAAAGTTAGACAATTCGTATAAGAAATTCCTTGACAGCTCGCTATAGTGTCTCACATGAGCCAATTCAATCTCCCGACCTTTGCTCTGCCTGATGCCAGAGGCCGGTTTGACGAATTCGGCGGACGTTACGTCCCCGAGACCCTGATTCCTGCGCTCGATGAACTGAACCGCGCATATCAGGAAGCCAAAACCGATCCTGAGTTCCTCAGAGAATTCGATTACTACCTGCGTGAATTCGTGGGTCGTCCCTCCCGCCTGTACTTTGCCCGCAACCTCACCGAGCACCTCGGTGGCGCAAAAATCTACTTCAAACGTGAAGACCTGAACCACACCGGTGCCCACAAGATCAACAACACCATCGGTCAGGCCTTGCTGGCAAAACGCATGGGCAAAAAACGCATCATTGCAGAAACCGGAGCAGGACAGCACGGGGTGGCCACGGCCACCGCCTGCGCCCTGTTCGGACTCGAATGCGTGGTGTACATGGGGGCAGAAGACATCCGCCGCCAGAACCTCAATGTCTTCCGCATGAAACTGCTCGGTGCAGAAGTGCGCGAGGTCACCAGTGGCACCTCCACCCTGAAAGACGCCACCAACGAAGCCATCCGCGACTGGGTGACCAACGTGCGGGACAGCTTCTACATCCTGGGCTCTGTGGTCGGTCCGCACCCCTACCCCATGATGGTCCGTGACTTCCAGAGCATCATCGGCGAAGAAGCCAAAGCGCAACTGAAAGAACTTGAAGGCCGCGAAGTGCCTGACGTGATCATCGCCTGCGTTGGTGGTGGAAGCAACGCCATCGGTCTGTTTGCACCTTTCGCCTACCTCCCTGAAAACGAGCGTCCCCGCATCATCGGTGTGGAAGCTGCAGGGGAAGGGGTCGAATCCGGACGCCACGCTGCAAGCGTCTCCGGAGGAAAAGTCGGGGTGCTGCACGGTTCCAAGATGTACCTGCTCTATGACAACGACGGACAGATCACCCCGGCCCACTCCATCAGCGCAGGTCTGGATTACCCTGGCATCGGTCCAGAGCACTCCTATTACGCCAAGACCGGTGTGGCCGAATACGCCCCCATCACCGACGAGGAAGCCCTGGAAGCCTTCCAGGCATTCACCCGCTTTGAAGGGATCATTCCGGCACTCGAAACCAGTCACGCCATTGCACAGGTCTTCAAGACTGCGCCCACCCTCTCCAAAGACCAGATCATTGTGGTGTCCCTCTCTGGACGTGGCGACAAGGATGTCACCGAAGTCATGCGCCTGATGGAACTGCAGCAAAAAAAAGTTGAGGTGAATGCATGAGCCGCATTCAGCAAGCCTTTGACAATGCCAGAAAATCAGGCCGCGCCGCCTTCATCCCCTACCTGCCTGCCGGTTATCCCAGCAAAGCCCAGTTCGTGAAAGACGCCCTGGCCCTGCTGGAGCAGGCCGACCTGATGGAAATCGGGCTCCCATACTCCGATCCCCTCGGAGACGGTCCCACCATCCAGAGGGCCACCGAGAAAGTCCTGCGTCAGGGTTTCACCATGCTGGACTTCTTTGATGCCATCCGTGAAGTGCGCAAGCAGACCGACAAGGCCCTGCTCGTCATGACTTACTACAACCCCATCCTGGCCTGGGGCGAAGAGGCCTTCATTCGGGATGTCAAGGAAGCAGGCATTGACGGTCTGATCCTCCCTGACCTTCCCCCAGACGAGGCAGACACCCTGATTCCCCTCGCTGAAAAATACGATGTGAAACTCACCTTCCTGATCGCTCCCACCAGCACCCCCAACCGGGTGGAACTGGTTGCCCGTTCCTGCACGGGTTTCGTGTATGCGGTCAGTGTGGTCGGGGTGACCGGAGCCCGTTCCGGCGAGGCCCTCTATGAAGTGCCTGACCTGGTGAAGCTCGCCAAGCAGCACACCGGTCTTCCCGTGGCCGTGGGCTTCGGGGTCAGTGACCGTGCCAGCGCAGCAAAAATTGCCAGTGTTGCAGACGGTGTGGTGGTGGGCAGTGCCTTCATCAACACCATCGAGAAAGGGGGAGACCTCACCGGTCTGGCCCGCAACATCTTTGATGGGACCTACAAAGCGTCCTGAGTTCACAAACCACGGACCCGGAGGCCATCCCCTCCGGGTCTTTTGATGGCAGCCCTTATCAAACTCTCCCTGAACTCTTTATATTGGACTCCATGAAACCTTTTGTTGTGGGTTTGCTGCTGGGCCTGATTTCAATGCTCAGTTACCTGATGGGCCTGATGGCTGGTCTGGTGGTTGCAGTGCTGGTCTTGCTCGGATACCTGCTCTTCCTGGTCATCCGCAAAGTGGGACAGGGAGTGGATGAAGTTTGGATGGGCCTGATCCCTGGGGCCATGCTGGGTTTTGGTCTGCGTTACCTCTGGATCAGCGTGCTGCAGGCCTGAACCTTCAGAGGGAACTCCCACACCTTCAGGAGATCTGCCGGACTGGAATGATCAGCAATTTGGCCTGCCCATTTTCCTGATAACTGAATTCAATGGACTCCAGGCGTTCCGATTCACCCACATCCCGGTTTTCACTGCGGGTGTACGGGTTCATGGCGACATTGCGGGCCGTGTCCTGCGTGACAGAGGGCTCTTGGCTGGGATCGACCGTGACTTCTGGTGTGTGGGGATTGTTCAAAGCAAACGTTGTGTCGCAGTGTTTGCAGGTAAAGTCATTGACATCGGTGACCTGGGCAAGGGTGATGGGCAATTCGCGTCCGCACACCGGACAGTTCAGGCTTTCCATAAATCCTCCGCATGAAAATGAAGTGAAACCAGTATAGGAGGAAGTGGACGGCATCCCTGTGTGAATTCGCTCAGACTGGGGTTTTTCCTGAACCGCACCCGACCTGTTTTCCGTACATGGGTAGGAGGAGTTTTCCGTGATTGAATCCCAGCTTTATGACACCATCATCATCGGCGGCGGGCCTGCAGGCCTGACTGCTGCTTTACACCTCGCCTTTCACAAGAGAAAGGTGCTGGTCGTGGACCGCCGCACAGGCCCCCTCTGGTACACCACCACACCCCTGTGGAACGTGCCAGGGTTCATTGGCAAACCTGGGGTCACCATCCAGAAAACCATGCTGAAAGAAGCCCAGGAAGCCGGAGCCGAAGTGGTCAAGGACAGCATTGTTGAGGTCTCGGGTTCGGAAGGCCATTTTCAGCTGACCGGAGAAAAAGGCGTGTATCAGGCAAGGACACTGCTGCTGGCCACCGGGGTTGCCCGCCATCACCCTCTGGTGAATGGGGATTTCGAGCCCTGGTTCAAGTACGCCGCAAAAGGCAACACCTATTATTGCCCGGATTGTGAGTCCCCAGAGCTGCTCGGGCAGGATGTGGTGGTCATTGAAAGCCACAACCCCAATGGTGGGGTCTCCCAGGGCAGTTATCTTGCCGAGTTTGCATCCAGGGTGCGCCTGCTGCTCACGGGTCCCACTGAATTCAAGCCTGAGTGGGAAGCAAAACGCAAGGAACTGGGCTTTGATGTGATTGAGGGTCAGATTCAGGATGTGGAAGGCTCAAAAGGTCGGGTGCATGCCCTGATCCTGAACGATGGCACCCGTGTGGAGGCAGACGCCTATTACGTCTCCAACCCCAAGTTTCCCCGCAACGACCTTGCAAAACAGCTCGGGGCAGAAATCGGTCCCAGGGACCACATCGTCACTGGTCCCAGAGGCCAGCTCAGGAAAGCAGGTGGCCTGGACACCGAATTCATTCCTGGCGTGTGGGCGGCAGGGGATGTGCAACCGCAGACCCAGCAGGTGACCATTGCCATGGGATCGGGCAACAAGGCTGCAGTGATGATCGACCAGCACCTGACCCACCTGCAACTCCGGCAACTGGGCAAAACCCAGGATGTTGTGACAGCACACGACTGAACCGATCAAATGAAAAAACCCTGTCCTCCTGAGCAAGACAGGGTTTCTTTCTGCAGTTCAGGACTGAGGAACGACCTCAAGGGCCTGCCTGACGGTTTCTGAAATGGGGGTGGTTGCGTGACCGATCAGTCGGGTCAGGTCGTCCCGCTCCGTGAACAGCTCACCTCTGGCAATCCCGGTGTCAGAGTCAGCCAGAGCATGGGCATAACCCGCAGGAAGGCCAAACTGGACCAGCAGGGCTTCATATTCCTGGGCAGGAAGGTTGTGGTAGCTGACTTCCTTCCCGGTCTGGTGAGCGATTTCTGCAGCCAGCTCCGCCAGGGTGAAGTTGTTGCTTCCACCCAGTTCATAGGTCTGGTTTTCATGACCATCTGTCAGCAGGACCTGTGCGGCGGCCTCGGCATATTCGCTGCGGGCGGCACTGCTGATGCGGCCCTCTCCTGCAGCTCCGAACACTTTGCCCGTGGCTGCGGCCTGCTGGATGCTGCTGAGGTAATTTTCGTTGTACCAGCCGTTGCGCAGCAGGACATAAGGAACCCCGGAGGCTTTCAGGACGGCTTCGGTGCCTTTGTGTTCTCCAGCCAGCATCATTTCTCCTGCGTTGAGGATGCTGGTGTAGGCCAGGAGTTTTACGTCAGCTTTCTTCGCAGCTTCAATGACATTCTGGTGCTCCTGAACGCGCTGTCCAAAGTTGGTGCCTGAGATCAGCAGCAGGCGTTCCACCCCCTGCAGGGCAGATTTGATGGTTTCAGGCTGGCTGTAATCTAAGGGGCGCACCTGCACGCCCAGGGCTTTCAGACCCTGCGCTTTTTCAGGATTTCTCACGCCGGCAATGATGCGGGAGGGTTCGGTGCCTGCCTCGAGAAGGGCTTTGATGGTGAGCTTTCCAAGCTGTCCGGTGGCTGCAGTGACAAGAATCATGTGGGTTCTCCTGGGGAATGAGGGGGCGGCACGCTGAAACGTCTGCCGACAAGTGGGAGGGATGGTGGGAATACAGAATCTGCTGATGGGCACGCTGGCCCGATTACATGTAAAAAAATATCTTACATGCAGAGTTCTGTCAAGGTGCCAGGTCACCATCACAGAACATTCCCCAGCAAAACACCGTTTCAAACCCAATTGACCCATGCCAGAAGGTTTACCATTTCAGTGTGACTTCCAGCGCACCGAAGACCGATTTTTCCACCCAGATCAAAGACCTCAGAGAAACACTCTCCCTGGTGTGGGAAACCGCACCCGCACAGGCTTTTCTGCTGGTGATGCTGAGCGTTGTGCAGGCTTTTTTGCCAGCAGCGACCCTCTGGGTCTCCAAACTGCTGCTTGATGCCGTCACTGCAGCCATCTCCCAGCAGCAGAACAACCTCACCCAGCTTGTGGAAATCCTTCTGTTGCAAGTTGGAATCGGCATTCTGGGCAGCCTGCTCTCCACCTGGCAGGGCATGGTCAGAGAACTCTTTGCAGACAGCCTGCAAAACCGCATCTCCCAGAAAATCCTCAACAAGGCCAGTGAACTTGAAGTGGAACGCTTCGAGAACGCGGAAACCTACGACGCCCTGCAGAATGCCTACCGGGAAGTCGGAAGCCGCCCCCTCGGGGTGCTGACCCAGGTGATTGCCCTCGGGCAGGCGGTCATCACGCTGGCCTCCATCAGTGCCCTGATGGCCCGCCTGGGATGGGCGATCCTGCCACTGGTGTTGCTGGCCACCCTGCCCACCGTGTGGGTCTCCAACCGTTTTGGCATGGAAGGGTACCGCATGATCCGCCGCCGCACCCATGATGCCCGGGTGCAGAACTACCTGGGCAGCATCCTCACCTCGGACGCCCTGGTCAAGGAAGTGCGGCTCTTTCACTTCGAGCCTTACCTGCTGACCCGATGGCAGGAGTACTACCGCAAGTTCCGGGCACAACTGGTTCCCCTGGTGCGGGCCAGAAGCCTGTGGAGCCTTGGAGCCTCCATTTTCTCTGCCCTGGTCATTGCTTTCGCCACCTACCTGATCTTGCTGCGGGCGGTGGCCGGTCAGATCACCGTGGGGGATTTCTCCCTCTTCATTCTGGGGATCACCCAGGTTCAGGGACAGTTTTCCACCCTGTTGAACGGCTTTTCAGGGCTGTACCAGAACGTCATCTACATGCGCAACCTCTTTGAATTCCTGGAACTTCCTGCCCGGGACCTGGATGCCGGAGAATCCTTCAGTGGAACCATCGACACGCTGGAATTCGAGCAGGTGAGCTTTCGGTATCCCTTCACAGACCGCGACATTCTGAAAGGGGTCAGCTTCAGGATTGAAAAAGGACATGCCCTGGCCCTGGTGGGAGAGAACGGGGCAGGGAAGACCACCATCGTGAAACTGCTCACCCGACTCTTTGAACCCACCGCCGGGCGCATCCTGATCAACGGACAGGACGCCCGCACCTTCAGTGTGCGCAGCCTGCAGCAGGCCATGAGCATCATCTTCCAGGACTTTGGGCAGTACCAGATGTCCGTGCGAGAGAACATTGCCCTCAGTGACCACCCGGAAACGCAGACAAATGCCTCGGAACGGGTGGAGGAGGCCGCAGAAACCGCAGGAGCCCACTTCATTGAGACCCTGCCCGAACAGTACAGCACCCAGCTTGGACGCCTCTTCACCGGAGGCAGGCAACTCTCTGGGGGTCAATGGCAGCGTCTGGCCCTCGCCCGGCTCTACTACCGCAAAGCCTCATTGCTGGTCTTCGATGAGCCCACTGCAGCCCTTGACGCAAATGCGGAATTTGAAGTGGTTGAGGCCCTGCGCAAGGAGGCCCACTCCCGCATCACCGTGATCATTTCCCACCGTTTCAGCACCGTGCGTCTGGCCGATCACATCATCGTTCTGGAAAATGGAGTGATAGAAGAAAGTGGTTCGCACGCTGAACTCATGGCCCAGGGCAGAACCTATGCCCACATGTACACCTTGCAGGCGAAAGGATACCAGGGATGACAGAAACACGAACTTGCCCAGAATGTGGCGCAGCATGGACCAGCGGAGTGACCTGTGAAGAGATGTTTCATCAGGTGCTCGTCTGGGAGGCAGAGGATGCTGACCTCCTCTCAGAGCACTTCCTGACTGTGGCCTGCTACAACCTCCAGCATCCCGCCATGTTTCAGGACAGTGCCATCGAAAACCTGAAAGGGGGTCTGGTCCTCAGGATCGACCAGAATGCACAGGTCCCAGAACTTCGCAGGAGGGCAGCAGCTGCTTACAACGGTCCCCAGCGTGTGCTCAAACCTGTTCCAGAACGTAAATCTGTGCTTCAGGAGTGGCACATGACCATTGCAGAGGTTTATGCAAATGGAGAACCTCTGGGGGCAGCAGACCGGGTAAGGGCCTGGGGCAAGAGCACCCGGGAAGACCTCAGACCATAATAGTAAAAATAAATATTTCACAAATTTATAACAACGCCTAATATCGCACAATCTCTTGATTCACTCCCGAAACTTACTCAGAGAGGGCACCTGCAATTTCTTTCCAGTTCCGCCGACGTGCAGAAAGGCAGAGATTCCTTCTGAGAAAATTCCAGGCAATGAAATCATCTCACGCACCTTCCAGAGGCTTTTGGCATCATCTTGTGCACCTCTGGAAACCCACTTGAGCATTTGCTGACCGCTGACGGCCGAGGGCTGACCGCTCTTTGAAACGGCACAGATCCTCCAGCAAATCTTCCCACACCGCACATCTCAGCTAGACTACAGCTACAAATCAGTTTACAATCAGTTTATCCTCACACCTGTAACGGGAGCAGGCATGACACCTCAATCGGGAAGCATCAACTTGATCCACTTCAAAGGCCGTGTCGAACTGGTGCAGTTCGGCAACACGGTTGAAGTGCGGGGTTGTGGGCAGCTTGACGATGCCGGGCAGATCATCCGGGCCTATTTCTCCGGCAAGGAACTGGTCTACGAGGGCACCTGCAAGTACCCCAATGGCGAAATCAAACAGGTCCGGATTCCCATCACCCTCTGGAACCCGGACCTGGAACCTGAACAGTCCCGTGAAGTGTTTTTTGAGTCTCTGGCCCTAGACGCTGGGCATGCCTGAGAGTTGCCCGTAGGCATCCATCAGCAGGGTTTTGGCGGTTCCGAGCTGTTCCTCGGTGTGCTCTCCTTCAATCACCTTCAAAACCTGCTGAACAAGACCGCTGGCCTGTTCGGTGAGGGCGGCATCAAACACCTGGGGGGCATGCAGGGCTTTTGGCGGGCTGGCTTCCGGGAACAGCAATTCGATGGCGAGCCTGAGGTGCTCCAGGGGGCCTTGCAGGGAAGCGAGGTCCTGATCTGCAGTCTGATTCAAAAACTGCCGTAAGTGTTGTGTTGCAATGTTCATGATGTCCATGGTGTACCCATTTCAGGACATTTCCTGCCACATT includes the following:
- a CDS encoding NAD(P)/FAD-dependent oxidoreductase; translated protein: MIESQLYDTIIIGGGPAGLTAALHLAFHKRKVLVVDRRTGPLWYTTTPLWNVPGFIGKPGVTIQKTMLKEAQEAGAEVVKDSIVEVSGSEGHFQLTGEKGVYQARTLLLATGVARHHPLVNGDFEPWFKYAAKGNTYYCPDCESPELLGQDVVVIESHNPNGGVSQGSYLAEFASRVRLLLTGPTEFKPEWEAKRKELGFDVIEGQIQDVEGSKGRVHALILNDGTRVEADAYYVSNPKFPRNDLAKQLGAEIGPRDHIVTGPRGQLRKAGGLDTEFIPGVWAAGDVQPQTQQVTIAMGSGNKAAVMIDQHLTHLQLRQLGKTQDVVTAHD
- a CDS encoding ABC transporter ATP-binding protein is translated as MTSSAPKTDFSTQIKDLRETLSLVWETAPAQAFLLVMLSVVQAFLPAATLWVSKLLLDAVTAAISQQQNNLTQLVEILLLQVGIGILGSLLSTWQGMVRELFADSLQNRISQKILNKASELEVERFENAETYDALQNAYREVGSRPLGVLTQVIALGQAVITLASISALMARLGWAILPLVLLATLPTVWVSNRFGMEGYRMIRRRTHDARVQNYLGSILTSDALVKEVRLFHFEPYLLTRWQEYYRKFRAQLVPLVRARSLWSLGASIFSALVIAFATYLILLRAVAGQITVGDFSLFILGITQVQGQFSTLLNGFSGLYQNVIYMRNLFEFLELPARDLDAGESFSGTIDTLEFEQVSFRYPFTDRDILKGVSFRIEKGHALALVGENGAGKTTIVKLLTRLFEPTAGRILINGQDARTFSVRSLQQAMSIIFQDFGQYQMSVRENIALSDHPETQTNASERVEEAAETAGAHFIETLPEQYSTQLGRLFTGGRQLSGGQWQRLALARLYYRKASLLVFDEPTAALDANAEFEVVEALRKEAHSRITVIISHRFSTVRLADHIIVLENGVIEESGSHAELMAQGRTYAHMYTLQAKGYQG
- a CDS encoding DUF5946 family protein: MTETRTCPECGAAWTSGVTCEEMFHQVLVWEAEDADLLSEHFLTVACYNLQHPAMFQDSAIENLKGGLVLRIDQNAQVPELRRRAAAAYNGPQRVLKPVPERKSVLQEWHMTIAEVYANGEPLGAADRVRAWGKSTREDLRP
- a CDS encoding SDR family oxidoreductase, whose product is MILVTAATGQLGKLTIKALLEAGTEPSRIIAGVRNPEKAQGLKALGVQVRPLDYSQPETIKSALQGVERLLLISGTNFGQRVQEHQNVIEAAKKADVKLLAYTSILNAGEMMLAGEHKGTEAVLKASGVPYVLLRNGWYNENYLSSIQQAAATGKVFGAAGEGRISSAARSEYAEAAAQVLLTDGHENQTYELGGSNNFTLAELAAEIAHQTGKEVSYHNLPAQEYEALLVQFGLPAGYAHALADSDTGIARGELFTERDDLTRLIGHATTPISETVRQALEVVPQS
- the gluQRS gene encoding tRNA glutamyl-Q(34) synthetase GluQRS, producing the protein MNVDSPVVGRYAPSPTGNMHLGNARTALLAWLHARAQGGRFILRFEDLDHTRVRPFAYDSIRKDLEWLGLDWDEEHIQSERLHLYEEAFQKLDTYPCTCSRKDILESASAPHGAELVYPGTCLQGELKPDRPVSWRWNVPDLIITVQDHLMGTLTQNLKSEVGDFVLKRNDGVFAYHLAVVVDDALMGVTEVVRGADLFTATPRQVALQQVLGCSVPEYWHVPLMADFQGVRLAKRNGAPSVSDLRNNNMNPHAIVSQLTKSLGYDVPGTISARELLSSPLAKLDNSYKKFLDSSL
- the trpA gene encoding tryptophan synthase subunit alpha, with protein sequence MSRIQQAFDNARKSGRAAFIPYLPAGYPSKAQFVKDALALLEQADLMEIGLPYSDPLGDGPTIQRATEKVLRQGFTMLDFFDAIREVRKQTDKALLVMTYYNPILAWGEEAFIRDVKEAGIDGLILPDLPPDEADTLIPLAEKYDVKLTFLIAPTSTPNRVELVARSCTGFVYAVSVVGVTGARSGEALYEVPDLVKLAKQHTGLPVAVGFGVSDRASAAKIASVADGVVVGSAFINTIEKGGDLTGLARNIFDGTYKAS
- the trpB gene encoding tryptophan synthase subunit beta encodes the protein MSQFNLPTFALPDARGRFDEFGGRYVPETLIPALDELNRAYQEAKTDPEFLREFDYYLREFVGRPSRLYFARNLTEHLGGAKIYFKREDLNHTGAHKINNTIGQALLAKRMGKKRIIAETGAGQHGVATATACALFGLECVVYMGAEDIRRQNLNVFRMKLLGAEVREVTSGTSTLKDATNEAIRDWVTNVRDSFYILGSVVGPHPYPMMVRDFQSIIGEEAKAQLKELEGREVPDVIIACVGGGSNAIGLFAPFAYLPENERPRIIGVEAAGEGVESGRHAASVSGGKVGVLHGSKMYLLYDNDGQITPAHSISAGLDYPGIGPEHSYYAKTGVAEYAPITDEEALEAFQAFTRFEGIIPALETSHAIAQVFKTAPTLSKDQIIVVSLSGRGDKDVTEVMRLMELQQKKVEVNA